A genomic window from Brevibacillus agri includes:
- a CDS encoding proline racemase family protein: MKAARVFTTVDTHTGGNPTRTVISGLPKLQGETMAEKMLHMQKEYDWIRTLLMYEPRGHDVMSGALVVEPCHPEADVGVIYIETGGYLPMCGHDTIGLCTALVETGMIPVSEPLTRLKLDTPAGLVEVDIEVEQGKAKEVSFTNIPAFLYKQDVTVTVEGIGPVTCDLAYGGNFYAITDARALGLELVPANAATIVDTAVRIRKAINQAVEVVHPAKPFIRGLTHVEFYTNPSTQGADVKNTVVVPPGGIDRSPCGTGTSAKLATLFAKGQIGIGEPFVHESIVGSLFTGTVLATAEEGGLQAVVTRIAGSAWLTGKHTIFYHPEDELAHGFLLIPAATDH; the protein is encoded by the coding sequence ATGAAAGCAGCGAGAGTGTTTACGACGGTGGACACGCACACCGGGGGCAACCCGACCCGCACCGTCATCAGCGGCCTGCCGAAGCTCCAAGGGGAGACGATGGCAGAGAAGATGCTGCACATGCAAAAGGAATACGACTGGATTCGCACCCTGCTGATGTACGAGCCGCGCGGCCATGACGTCATGTCAGGCGCTCTCGTGGTGGAGCCGTGCCATCCCGAGGCCGACGTAGGCGTGATCTACATCGAAACCGGCGGCTATTTGCCGATGTGCGGCCACGACACGATCGGGCTGTGCACAGCCTTGGTGGAGACCGGGATGATCCCCGTGAGCGAGCCGCTGACGAGGCTCAAGCTCGATACCCCGGCAGGGTTGGTCGAGGTGGATATCGAGGTCGAGCAGGGCAAGGCGAAAGAAGTTTCGTTTACGAACATCCCCGCTTTTCTGTACAAGCAGGACGTGACCGTCACAGTGGAGGGCATCGGTCCGGTTACGTGCGATCTCGCCTACGGCGGAAATTTTTACGCCATCACGGACGCGCGGGCGCTCGGGCTTGAGCTGGTGCCAGCCAATGCCGCTACGATTGTCGACACGGCTGTACGCATCCGCAAAGCGATCAATCAGGCGGTAGAAGTCGTCCATCCGGCGAAGCCGTTTATCCGCGGGCTGACCCATGTGGAGTTTTACACAAACCCGAGCACGCAAGGGGCGGATGTGAAAAATACAGTCGTCGTGCCGCCGGGCGGAATCGACCGTTCGCCGTGCGGCACAGGCACGTCCGCCAAGCTGGCGACGCTGTTTGCCAAGGGGCAGATCGGCATAGGCGAGCCGTTTGTCCACGAGAGCATTGTCGGCTCGCTGTTTACCGGGACTGTACTTGCGACTGCCGAGGAAGGCGGCCTGCAAGCTGTCGTGACGCGGATCGCGGGCAGCGCCTGGCTGACGGGCAAGCACACGATTTTTTACCATCCCGAAGACGAGCTGGCACACGGCTTTTTGCTGATTCCGGCCGCCACGGACCATTGA
- a CDS encoding dihydrodipicolinate synthase family protein: MGRFEGVYVAIVTPFTHDYEVDYKRLTELCDWLIQEGVNGLVPSGSLGEYATMTGEERAKVIHTVIAAAKNRVPVVVGSAAPSTRQAVEWVQFSKDAGAEGVMALPPINYKPLENEVFAHYEALNTVGLPIIAYNNPHDYKIDLTPDILARLAKLENIVAVKEFSGDVRRMQDILAQTDLEVMVGVDDLVMEGGLIGATGWIAGVPNALPKEGVELFRLARAGKLAEAQTLYRRLLPLFHYDASPQLVQSIKYMMELAGFPVGPTRPPRLPLADDYYAGIKKAFDYAVGAASGR, from the coding sequence ATGGGCAGATTTGAAGGGGTATATGTAGCGATCGTCACGCCATTTACGCACGATTACGAGGTAGATTACAAGCGCCTGACAGAGTTGTGCGACTGGTTGATCCAGGAAGGCGTAAACGGCCTCGTGCCATCCGGTTCCTTGGGCGAATACGCCACGATGACAGGCGAAGAGCGGGCGAAAGTCATCCATACAGTCATCGCCGCCGCAAAAAACCGCGTCCCGGTCGTAGTCGGCTCGGCGGCGCCTTCGACCCGCCAGGCGGTGGAGTGGGTGCAATTTTCCAAAGATGCGGGAGCAGAGGGCGTCATGGCGCTGCCGCCGATCAACTACAAGCCGCTGGAAAACGAAGTGTTTGCCCACTACGAGGCGCTGAACACCGTCGGCTTGCCGATCATCGCCTACAACAACCCGCACGACTACAAGATCGACCTGACCCCGGATATATTGGCCCGGCTCGCGAAGCTGGAAAACATCGTGGCCGTCAAAGAGTTTTCCGGGGACGTGCGCCGCATGCAGGACATTCTCGCCCAGACGGACCTGGAAGTGATGGTCGGCGTGGACGATCTGGTCATGGAAGGCGGGCTGATCGGGGCGACAGGCTGGATCGCGGGCGTGCCGAATGCCTTGCCAAAAGAAGGCGTGGAGCTGTTCCGCCTGGCGCGGGCAGGCAAGCTCGCGGAGGCGCAAACGCTGTACCGCAGGCTGCTGCCGCTGTTCCACTACGATGCGAGCCCGCAGCTCGTTCAGTCGATCAAGTACATGATGGAGCTGGCCGGATTCCCTGTCGGACCGACTCGTCCGCCGCGCCTCCCGCTCGCAGACGACTACTATGCGGGCATCAAAAAGGCGTTTGACTACGCAGTCGGCGCAGCCAGCGGACGATAA
- a CDS encoding aldehyde dehydrogenase family protein produces MHSKNWIGGEWMTPKGAEATVKNPSRFAEEVGVLHLSDRSHAFAAADAARAAQGKWARQTGAFRGEVLYQMASALEAHADSLARLASREMGKQLGEMRGEVARGISLLRYYAGEGMRAHGSLIPSADTDVLQYSRRVPLGVVAVITPWNFPVAIPLWKIAPALICGNAVIWKPAENGSLTATRLAEIFAETKLPAGVLNLVIGKGREIGAALTEEAAVDAVSFTGSSATGRQIAIACAGRNIKYQTEMGGKNAAVVLADADLDKTVPILLSGAFRSAGQKCTATSRIIVEKAIYEPLVERLQAAISLCKVGDASDLDAYLGPVSSAAQYETVGRYVSLAAAEARLVAESPAYAEAERGYYIRPQIVEGVAADHPLVQEEVFGPLAVLLTADGFDEAIELCNQSVYGLSASLFTRDLASAHRFLDVAQAGMVRVNQETAGVEYQAPFGGMKQSSSHTREQGQAALDFYSATKTCAIKYAW; encoded by the coding sequence ATGCATAGCAAAAACTGGATCGGCGGCGAATGGATGACGCCGAAAGGAGCAGAGGCGACGGTGAAAAACCCGTCGCGTTTCGCAGAAGAAGTGGGAGTCTTGCACTTGTCCGACCGCTCGCATGCGTTCGCGGCGGCTGACGCAGCCCGCGCGGCGCAAGGCAAGTGGGCACGGCAAACAGGCGCTTTTCGCGGGGAAGTGCTGTATCAGATGGCTAGCGCCCTGGAGGCTCACGCAGACAGCCTGGCGCGACTCGCCAGCCGGGAGATGGGCAAGCAGCTTGGCGAAATGCGCGGAGAGGTGGCGCGCGGCATCAGTCTGCTGCGCTACTACGCCGGGGAAGGCATGCGCGCTCATGGCAGCCTGATTCCGTCTGCGGATACGGATGTTTTGCAGTACAGCCGCCGCGTACCGCTCGGTGTCGTGGCTGTCATTACGCCATGGAATTTTCCCGTCGCGATCCCGCTCTGGAAAATCGCTCCGGCGCTGATCTGCGGCAACGCCGTGATCTGGAAGCCGGCTGAAAACGGCTCTTTGACCGCGACGCGGCTGGCGGAGATTTTTGCCGAGACGAAGCTGCCAGCAGGGGTGCTCAATCTGGTGATCGGCAAAGGCAGGGAAATCGGGGCGGCTCTGACGGAGGAAGCGGCGGTGGACGCTGTCAGCTTCACAGGCTCGTCTGCGACAGGCAGACAGATCGCCATCGCCTGCGCGGGCCGCAACATCAAATACCAGACCGAGATGGGCGGAAAAAATGCGGCGGTCGTGCTGGCCGACGCCGATCTGGACAAAACCGTGCCGATTCTGCTCAGCGGCGCCTTTCGCTCGGCCGGGCAAAAATGCACGGCGACGAGCCGGATCATTGTAGAAAAAGCAATCTACGAGCCGCTGGTCGAGCGCTTGCAGGCTGCGATCTCGCTTTGCAAGGTCGGGGATGCCTCCGATCTGGACGCCTACCTGGGACCTGTATCTTCCGCGGCCCAGTACGAGACAGTCGGGCGGTACGTGTCTCTCGCGGCAGCCGAAGCGAGGCTGGTGGCAGAAAGCCCGGCCTATGCAGAGGCGGAGCGGGGCTACTACATTCGCCCGCAGATCGTCGAGGGAGTGGCCGCCGATCATCCGCTGGTTCAGGAGGAAGTGTTCGGGCCTTTGGCCGTGCTTTTGACCGCAGATGGCTTTGACGAGGCCATCGAGCTGTGCAACCAGTCGGTGTACGGGCTGAGCGCATCGCTGTTCACCCGCGATCTGGCGAGTGCCCACCGCTTTTTGGACGTGGCGCAGGCAGGCATGGTTCGCGTCAATCAGGAGACGGCTGGCGTGGAATACCAGGCCCCGTTTGGCGGGATGAAGCAGTCCAGTTCGCATACGCGCGAGCAGGGGCAGGCGGCGCTCGACTTCTACAGCGCGACGAAAACGTGCGCGATCAAATACGCGTGGTAA
- a CDS encoding proline racemase family protein: protein MNIQQLFTTIDAHTGGEPLRIITGGIPPLKGETILEQRRYFREELDHIRRVLMYEPRGHHGMYGCVMTAPVSPDAAFGVLFMHNEGYSTMCGHGIIAVVTAAIETGLLRLADPAERIVIDSPAGQIVARAQTEGTRVKSVAFENVPSFVFAKDVSIEWEGRTFHVDIAFGGAFYAVVQAKDIGVQVEIEQLAALQEWGSRIKEQIEAQLAVVHPLEPELAGIYGVIISDDPRVEGSDLRNVTVFADKQIDRSPCGTGTAARVATLYARGKLVVGERFVHEGIVGSQFVGTVLETTQVGDYPAVIPSIAGRAFITGLHQFVVDPSDPLKDGFLLR from the coding sequence ATGAACATCCAGCAGTTGTTTACGACCATCGACGCCCACACCGGAGGGGAGCCGCTGCGGATCATCACGGGCGGCATCCCGCCGCTCAAGGGCGAGACGATTTTGGAGCAGCGTCGTTATTTTCGCGAGGAGCTGGATCACATCCGCCGCGTGCTGATGTACGAGCCGCGCGGCCACCACGGCATGTACGGCTGCGTCATGACGGCCCCGGTCAGCCCGGATGCGGCCTTTGGCGTGCTGTTCATGCACAACGAAGGCTACAGCACGATGTGCGGCCACGGAATTATCGCGGTGGTGACGGCGGCGATCGAGACCGGGCTGCTGCGGCTGGCTGACCCGGCGGAGCGCATCGTGATCGACAGCCCCGCAGGCCAGATCGTCGCACGCGCCCAGACAGAAGGGACGCGCGTCAAGTCAGTCGCATTTGAAAACGTCCCGTCCTTCGTCTTCGCAAAGGACGTGTCGATCGAGTGGGAGGGGCGTACGTTCCACGTCGATATCGCCTTTGGCGGCGCTTTTTACGCGGTCGTGCAGGCAAAAGACATCGGCGTCCAGGTCGAAATCGAGCAACTGGCGGCGCTGCAAGAGTGGGGCAGCCGGATCAAGGAGCAGATCGAGGCGCAGCTTGCGGTCGTTCATCCGCTTGAACCTGAGCTGGCGGGCATATACGGGGTAATTATTTCCGACGATCCGCGCGTGGAAGGCTCCGACCTGCGCAACGTGACCGTTTTCGCCGACAAGCAGATCGACCGCTCTCCGTGCGGCACAGGTACGGCGGCGCGGGTAGCGACGCTCTATGCCAGAGGGAAGCTCGTGGTCGGGGAACGGTTTGTGCACGAAGGGATCGTCGGCAGCCAGTTCGTCGGCACTGTGCTGGAAACGACGCAGGTTGGCGACTACCCGGCGGTCATTCCGTCCATCGCAGGCCGGGCTTTCATTACCGGCTTGCACCAGTTTGTCGTGGACCCGAGCGATCCGCTGAAAGACGGCTTCCTGCTGCGGTGA
- a CDS encoding YisL family protein → MNAVPYKALLESHVGGWEVAIVLLIVAYFLYRAGKEKAGKIVHMLLRLMMVIILVSGAWMLFTVHASEVYFYVKGLLAIIAFGLIEMSLGRAKRQEGSIGFFIGCLVVLVVVIMLGYRVFS, encoded by the coding sequence TTGAATGCTGTGCCGTATAAAGCGTTGCTCGAGTCCCACGTAGGTGGCTGGGAAGTCGCGATTGTGCTGTTGATCGTAGCCTACTTCCTGTACCGCGCGGGCAAGGAAAAGGCCGGAAAAATCGTACATATGCTGCTCAGACTCATGATGGTCATCATTCTCGTATCCGGCGCGTGGATGCTGTTCACCGTCCATGCCAGCGAAGTTTATTTTTACGTGAAAGGCTTGCTCGCGATCATCGCCTTCGGCTTGATCGAAATGTCGCTCGGCCGGGCGAAGAGACAGGAAGGCAGCATTGGCTTTTTCATCGGCTGTTTGGTCGTGCTGGTAGTCGTCATCATGCTTGGCTACCGCGTGTTCTCGTAA
- a CDS encoding MurR/RpiR family transcriptional regulator: MAGHTEELSNPGLKNNTLLHIQSLLPSFTKSEQKVASIVLQQTDSVIYSSVIDLAEKAGVGETTVLRFCRKIGFRGYQEFKLALAQELVAPVKNLHGEVGEDDSLETMAQKVTATNQQAIADTAALFDPEQVERCVELLQQADTIHFYGVGTSAVTAQDAKYAFLRIGLRVDAMSESHLQAMAAATLGPGDVAVGLSVSGSTKDTIDSLKVAKEAGATIICITHYRRSPITNVADITLLTAAQEGPLQGGSLAAKIAQLHVLDVICTTIALRNKEKALTYKERTAKAVLERKY, translated from the coding sequence ATGGCAGGACACACCGAGGAGCTGTCCAATCCGGGGCTGAAAAACAATACGCTTTTGCATATCCAAAGTCTTCTGCCTTCCTTTACGAAATCGGAGCAAAAAGTCGCGAGCATCGTCTTGCAGCAGACAGACAGCGTCATCTACTCATCCGTGATCGACCTCGCGGAAAAGGCGGGCGTGGGCGAGACGACCGTGCTGCGCTTTTGCCGGAAGATCGGTTTTCGCGGCTATCAGGAGTTCAAGCTGGCGCTGGCGCAGGAGCTGGTTGCGCCGGTGAAAAACTTGCACGGCGAAGTAGGCGAGGACGATTCGCTGGAGACGATGGCGCAAAAAGTAACGGCGACGAATCAGCAGGCGATTGCCGATACGGCGGCCTTGTTTGATCCGGAGCAGGTGGAGCGCTGCGTGGAGCTGTTGCAACAGGCGGACACGATTCACTTTTACGGAGTGGGAACATCCGCTGTGACGGCACAGGACGCCAAGTACGCGTTTTTGCGGATCGGACTGCGGGTCGATGCGATGAGCGAGTCGCACCTGCAGGCGATGGCGGCGGCGACATTGGGACCGGGAGACGTGGCGGTCGGGCTGTCCGTGTCAGGCAGCACCAAGGACACGATCGACTCGCTGAAAGTCGCCAAGGAAGCCGGCGCGACGATCATTTGCATCACGCATTACCGCCGCTCGCCGATTACGAACGTGGCCGATATTACGCTTTTGACCGCCGCACAGGAAGGCCCGCTGCAAGGCGGCTCGCTGGCGGCGAAAATCGCCCAGTTGCACGTGCTGGACGTCATCTGCACGACGATTGCCTTGCGCAACAAGGAAAAAGCGCTCACGTACAAGGAACGGACGGCCAAGGCCGTGCTGGAGAGAAAATATTGA
- the nagB gene encoding glucosamine-6-phosphate deaminase, giving the protein MKLVIVKDYQEMSRKAAELLAREVKNHPQTVLGLATGGTPVGMYRELVKLHQEEGIDFSQASSFNLDEYVGLSSAHPQSYRAYMQENLFRHINLPQEKTHVPAGDAKDLAKECARYEEAIREAGGIDIQVLGIGNNGHIGFNEPGSSAESTTRVVQLTQSTIEANARYFASVEEVPTQAVSMGIKTILGAKKVVLLASGEAKAEAVRLMLEGEPTADVPASLLQLHPDVTVIVDEAAASQLGVAAASSEDKR; this is encoded by the coding sequence TTGAAGCTCGTAATTGTCAAAGACTATCAGGAGATGAGCCGCAAAGCGGCGGAACTGCTCGCTCGGGAAGTGAAAAACCACCCGCAGACCGTCCTGGGGCTGGCGACGGGCGGCACTCCCGTAGGCATGTACCGGGAGCTGGTGAAGCTGCATCAGGAGGAGGGGATTGATTTTTCCCAGGCGAGCAGCTTTAACCTGGATGAATACGTCGGCCTGTCCTCTGCCCATCCGCAAAGCTATCGCGCCTACATGCAGGAAAACTTGTTCCGCCATATCAATCTGCCGCAGGAAAAAACGCACGTTCCGGCAGGCGATGCGAAAGATTTGGCGAAAGAATGCGCGCGCTACGAGGAAGCGATTCGCGAAGCGGGCGGAATCGACATTCAGGTGCTCGGGATCGGCAACAACGGGCACATCGGCTTTAATGAGCCAGGCTCATCCGCCGAGTCGACGACGCGCGTGGTCCAACTGACGCAGAGCACGATCGAAGCGAATGCCCGTTATTTTGCAAGCGTCGAGGAAGTGCCTACGCAAGCTGTCTCAATGGGGATCAAGACGATTCTCGGCGCGAAAAAAGTCGTGCTTTTGGCGAGCGGCGAGGCGAAGGCAGAAGCTGTGCGGCTGATGCTGGAAGGCGAGCCGACAGCGGATGTGCCCGCTTCCTTGCTCCAGCTTCACCCGGATGTGACAGTGATCGTAGACGAGGCTGCGGCGAGCCAGCTTGGCGTGGCCGCAGCGAGCAGCGAAGACAAGCGGTAG
- the hemQ gene encoding hydrogen peroxide-dependent heme synthase, whose translation MSANEALLTLEGWYTYHNFRTINWEKWRAASAEERQAALDELNGLIQTWEANEAENQGSTAFYSILGHKADLVFMFLRPTMQELDEIKTAFNKTRFASYTEAPYSYVSVVELSNYVHNPGEDPKANPHVRDRLYPILPKWEHICFYPMNKKRDLQDNWYMLSMQERQEMMRSHGMIGRSYAGRVKQIIGGSIGFDDWEWGVTLFANDPLEFKHIVYEMRFDEVSARFGEFGNFLVGNVLNKETLAKKLEV comes from the coding sequence ATGAGCGCAAACGAAGCGTTGCTTACATTAGAAGGTTGGTACACGTATCATAATTTCCGCACCATCAATTGGGAAAAGTGGAGAGCGGCTTCGGCTGAAGAGCGTCAAGCAGCGCTGGACGAGCTGAACGGCCTGATCCAAACATGGGAAGCCAACGAAGCCGAGAACCAGGGCAGCACCGCTTTTTACTCCATCCTCGGACACAAGGCAGACCTCGTGTTCATGTTCCTGCGTCCGACCATGCAAGAACTCGACGAGATCAAGACTGCTTTCAATAAAACCCGCTTTGCTTCCTATACAGAAGCTCCTTACTCGTATGTATCTGTCGTCGAGCTGAGCAACTACGTACATAACCCGGGAGAAGATCCAAAAGCGAACCCGCATGTCCGCGACCGCCTGTATCCGATCCTGCCAAAATGGGAGCACATCTGCTTCTATCCGATGAACAAAAAGCGCGACCTGCAAGACAACTGGTACATGCTGAGCATGCAGGAGCGCCAGGAAATGATGCGCTCCCACGGCATGATCGGCCGCTCCTACGCTGGCCGCGTGAAGCAAATTATCGGCGGCTCCATCGGCTTCGACGATTGGGAGTGGGGCGTCACCTTGTTCGCCAACGATCCGCTGGAGTTCAAGCATATCGTCTACGAAATGCGCTTTGACGAAGTGAGTGCGCGCTTTGGCGAGTTCGGCAACTTCCTGGTTGGAAACGTGCTGAACAAAGAGACGCTCGCGAAAAAACTGGAAGTCTAG
- a CDS encoding S-layer homology domain-containing protein produces MLRGTKSWGLAMAMSSSLLLTTLFANAGTIGGAPLVYAAEQPTAKTLTQEEALKQAQKWVAVPADYRLLRARYVGANEAYSTAPIWRVVWEKANEASLSVTIDAVSGKLLDYSKYGENESGGGSAQISREQAEKAATAFLERVTTADERARLSKANEYVPPNQPMFRGEQREFVTFTRVENEIPFLENGFRFIVDHNGEVMSFSREWYEGKLPDAAKVIDSAEAAKKWDEQAAPTLLFSDMSVFGRSQRLAPFQLAYKYEADDPQFVDAATGQLLNALGKEASAKNIEPLGNTHAKAEEKPLISKEEAQRIAEQYIKKLPGSYRSEGSNGGGTSSGVDGVEVRRWSFSFTPLQGNGSGEEQTELSINDRGELVEYSVNENARFQRSGQKWEKAVTWEQAEASALKLVRTLYADRLGDIYLVKQSPSKETLQSMQEKGLPYEITFGWLQDGIPIEYAQFAVEVNPETGVAETLDNRSRWDGTPFVGAVGKDIVDRAAAKKAEQKQKTLQLTYYLPQEEPFPVPPQPREPILVYRYVGDAGVVLAETGEWLSFAEAKKQQKPSDIEGHPQQAALELALRMNWLSAEDGKLEPDKAVTRGELIQMIGRLTNRIEFNYLRPRFSSDEQQKPYPFADVDVKHPNYAAIQKGLQYGLIPKTGQTFAPDRTATRADAADIVARLLGYGDVLDKPEFFTVPYQDVPKKQVPAVALATAHGLLKGKSAASFAPEGTVSRGDVAEVMQALYELKKTKQ; encoded by the coding sequence TTGCTACGAGGCACAAAATCGTGGGGGCTGGCAATGGCCATGTCGTCGTCTTTGCTGCTGACCACGCTGTTTGCAAATGCGGGGACAATCGGGGGAGCGCCGTTGGTTTACGCGGCCGAGCAGCCGACAGCGAAGACGTTGACGCAGGAAGAAGCGCTCAAGCAGGCGCAAAAATGGGTGGCGGTTCCGGCGGACTACAGGCTTTTGCGGGCGCGCTATGTCGGCGCAAACGAAGCGTATTCAACCGCGCCGATCTGGCGGGTGGTCTGGGAAAAAGCAAACGAAGCAAGTCTTTCTGTAACAATTGATGCGGTATCGGGAAAATTGTTGGACTATTCCAAGTATGGAGAAAACGAGAGCGGCGGAGGCTCAGCGCAAATTTCCAGAGAGCAAGCGGAAAAAGCGGCCACCGCATTTCTCGAGCGGGTAACGACAGCAGACGAGCGGGCACGCCTGTCCAAAGCAAATGAGTATGTGCCCCCTAATCAGCCTATGTTCCGCGGCGAACAGCGGGAATTTGTCACCTTTACCCGCGTGGAAAACGAGATTCCTTTTTTGGAAAACGGTTTTCGGTTCATCGTGGACCACAACGGGGAAGTGATGAGCTTCAGCCGGGAGTGGTACGAAGGCAAGCTGCCTGATGCCGCAAAGGTGATCGACAGCGCCGAAGCCGCGAAAAAGTGGGACGAGCAGGCTGCTCCTACTTTGCTGTTCAGCGACATGTCCGTGTTCGGACGATCGCAGCGTCTGGCTCCCTTCCAGCTTGCGTACAAATACGAAGCGGACGATCCGCAATTCGTGGATGCAGCAACCGGACAACTGCTCAATGCGCTTGGCAAAGAGGCGAGCGCGAAAAACATCGAGCCGTTGGGAAATACGCATGCCAAAGCAGAGGAAAAACCGCTGATTTCAAAAGAAGAGGCGCAGCGAATTGCCGAGCAATACATCAAGAAGCTGCCGGGGTCATACCGCTCTGAGGGCAGCAACGGGGGCGGCACCAGCTCCGGCGTGGATGGGGTCGAGGTGCGCAGATGGAGTTTCAGCTTCACGCCGCTTCAAGGAAACGGTTCGGGTGAGGAGCAGACAGAACTCAGTATCAACGACCGCGGCGAGCTGGTGGAATACAGTGTCAACGAGAATGCGCGATTCCAGAGATCAGGACAAAAATGGGAAAAGGCAGTCACCTGGGAGCAAGCAGAGGCATCCGCGCTCAAGCTGGTGCGTACCTTGTATGCGGACAGGCTCGGCGACATTTACCTGGTCAAACAATCCCCGTCAAAGGAGACGCTCCAGAGCATGCAGGAGAAGGGTCTGCCGTACGAGATTACGTTTGGCTGGCTGCAAGACGGCATCCCGATTGAATATGCGCAGTTCGCGGTAGAGGTCAATCCCGAGACCGGGGTAGCCGAGACACTGGACAACCGCAGCCGTTGGGACGGGACGCCGTTTGTCGGGGCAGTGGGCAAGGACATCGTGGACCGCGCTGCTGCGAAAAAGGCCGAGCAGAAGCAAAAAACGCTACAGTTGACCTATTATTTGCCGCAGGAAGAACCATTTCCGGTGCCGCCGCAGCCGCGCGAGCCGATTCTCGTGTATCGCTACGTAGGCGATGCGGGAGTTGTCCTGGCAGAGACGGGCGAATGGCTCAGCTTTGCCGAGGCGAAAAAACAGCAGAAGCCGAGCGACATCGAAGGCCATCCGCAGCAGGCGGCACTGGAACTGGCGCTGCGCATGAATTGGCTGAGCGCTGAAGACGGAAAATTGGAGCCGGATAAAGCCGTGACGCGCGGCGAGCTGATCCAGATGATCGGCCGTTTGACGAACCGGATCGAGTTCAACTACCTCCGGCCGCGTTTCTCCAGCGACGAACAACAGAAGCCTTACCCGTTTGCCGACGTGGATGTCAAACACCCGAATTACGCCGCGATCCAGAAAGGGCTGCAATACGGACTGATTCCGAAAACGGGCCAGACGTTTGCGCCAGACCGGACGGCGACGCGCGCCGATGCAGCAGATATCGTCGCCCGCCTGCTCGGCTACGGGGATGTGCTGGACAAGCCGGAGTTTTTTACAGTGCCGTATCAGGACGTGCCGAAAAAGCAGGTGCCGGCAGTGGCGTTGGCGACGGCTCACGGCCTGTTGAAAGGAAAGTCGGCAGCCTCGTTCGCGCCTGAGGGAACCGTATCGCGGGGAGACGTTGCGGAGGTAATGCAAGCCCTTTACGAGCTGAAAAAGACAAAGCAGTAG
- a CDS encoding zinc-ribbon domain-containing protein, which produces MKSIKPGRGPSAMGAAGSIAAVVFGIFWTIMAFVITQDSPFPMVGTIFPLFGVVFVIIGIAQGVYHYKNATGKERMSLYDITDASEEGDPLNRKYGGERAAGKPTRTEAAGEKAFCPYCGQRVQADYQYCPGCGKKV; this is translated from the coding sequence ATGAAAAGTATCAAGCCAGGAAGAGGGCCGTCGGCAATGGGGGCGGCCGGAAGCATCGCAGCCGTTGTTTTCGGCATTTTTTGGACGATCATGGCGTTTGTGATTACACAAGATTCGCCGTTTCCTATGGTCGGGACCATTTTTCCGCTGTTTGGCGTCGTGTTCGTCATTATAGGCATTGCGCAAGGTGTCTATCACTATAAAAACGCCACCGGAAAAGAACGGATGTCGCTCTACGATATTACCGATGCGAGCGAAGAAGGCGATCCGCTGAACCGCAAGTACGGCGGCGAGCGCGCAGCAGGGAAGCCGACAAGGACAGAAGCAGCGGGCGAAAAAGCGTTTTGCCCGTACTGCGGACAGCGCGTGCAGGCCGACTACCAATACTGTCCAGGCTGCGGGAAAAAAGTGTGA